The genomic stretch GTCATCCATCTAGCTTTTCGAGTTTGTAGGCTCTATGAGGTAGTTTATGATATATGTGATACAGTGCTTCTTAATTGGGTTATAGTTTCCTCTAAAAGGTGGGAAAGATAACTTATCTTGGCACTAGGTCACTTTCTTGCATTTCCCTTCGAACAACCTTCAAGTTGTACCTTCAGTCCGCCCTTTGTATTGAGAAAAATTTTCGGATGTGGGCAACATTTCTCATTTCTTCTACTAGGTCAGTAACATATCTTAGCCCTTCCTCATTCTCTTCTACATCGAAATGAAAGTGTCATTAAGAGGACATTTCAATTTCGATAGGTGGCATGGCATTTGCTCTACATACCATGGTGAAGAGAATGTTCTTGGTGGTCAAATGAGGGGTGGTATGATATGAATACAATAATCTGTGAAGTTGTTCAGCCTAAAGTTCCTTGGAATCATCTAGCTTTTTCTTGATCCTCTTCAATATCACCTTGATGCTTATTTAGCTTGCCCATTTGCCTATGGATGGACAGCGAAAATAAACTTTGCTTGCTCTCCTAGGTCATGGCAGAAATTAACAATGGTAGCGATGGTAAAATGAGTTCCTTTATCTAAAATAATGACGCTTGGCAAACAAAACATGCACATGAATCTTTGCCCATAAAAACGTCAAATCCTTTCTATTGTGATTTTGGAGATGACTTCGACTTCTATCCACTTCATGAAATAGTCCACTCAAACGGTCATAAACTTTAGTTGGGCGAATTCTAGGGGGGCACATAGTGTCCATTCCCCACTGACAGAATGGTTAGGGCGCCATGGCATAATGAAATAGTTAGGTTGGTTCATGATAGAGATTGATGTGCCTCTAGCATTTGTCGCATTTCTAGATGAACACCATATTCTCTTTCATCGGGGTGGGACAATATGCCCTTAGCAGCTTGTGGGTCAGGGCTTGTCCACCAATGTGACTACCACAAGCTCGTGCTAGCCTTGAACTCAAACTTCAACGAATGCTTGATTAACGTGTTTTTTGGTCCTTCCAACACTATCTTGGCATCACTTGCCTTTAAGTTAAAGGCTTCATGTACTAATAATGTCCATGTGAGGGAGCCTCCATGTCAACTGGCAAACTAAATTATGCTAAAAAACCAATTAGTAACTGtgatttgatattttcttttgatATATACGGGATGTCGTATTTAGGTAATTTAACCTCCCTGGATatctttcttctttcttaattTGTCTTTTTTAGGACTTATCGAATCCTTGGGGTATATCCTGAAGTAAACCATATAAATCCTCTCAAAATATTACCTTAAGATGTTCTGCTAACCCAACTTGAGGTGCGTAAGCACTATTAACATTAAAATTATCTTGGTACACTATGAATTTCAAGGCAATGATTCGACCTCCTACTCTTTTCACATCCACAATATTCGTCTTCCACTCCTAACCCACAATAATCCCCGCCCCATCTTTTGATCTAATTTTTCTGATGTACCAAAGCTTAAATCCCGAATTGTCTAATTCTTTCGCTTTTTCACTTGTCCACTTAGTTTCATGTAGGCACATAAAATTGATCTTCCTCCTAACCATAACATCCAATATTTCCATAGATTTTCCATTAAGTGTGCCTATATTCCATGATCTGAATCAAATCCTTCTCCCATGAACTAACTTCTTCACCCACGCCCGTTCACGAGAATGTGAGAATCCTTGCTTATTTTTTACTACATTCGGACAGCGATGCAATGACCCTTGCTCTTTTGACACTGTACTCAAGACATATAGTGCGTCGTTTATGGGCAACGACCTAACATTCACATTATTTCGTAATTGATACATGTCATAAAGATTCGACAAAGTTTTACGTTGACTATCGACTGTCTAACACAACCCTCTCCTTTTATCCGGGCTTGGGACCGACTATGTATAGAAAAGCTAACCTAGGCAACATTACACCAATCCctgtaaaaaataaacaaaatcaaacataatCAAACTTGTTGAAATTCAAACATACCTTTTCCTGATCTGAAATGGaaacatatattatatattcTCCAATATATTCCATTAATAACTGTAGAAACTACCTCTAACTTTCCTTTAATTCTGCTTCAACAAGCCAATGGAAAATATTTCTCATTAGGGTCCCTACCCATAGCTATTAGAAGTTATCCaccatatttttttcttcaaatggcAGCCATCAACTACAACAAATGGTCTACAACCATGTATGAAACCCTCCATACAACCATCAAAATAAAAGTAGAATGATCCAAACTTTGGTTGTATTGATGGGTTTAGTCTATCAGCATTGATCTTAATAGTATTCGCGTCATTAATTGTTCTTAACTCAGCAGAATACCTCCATAAATCTGCATATTGCTTATCGACATCTCCTTCAATAACTCGCTTTGCAATCAACTTTGCCTTTCATTCTCTAGCAACAATAATTCCCACGTAATAGTTTTGTCCCACATCTTGCGTAGTATCACGAATTCTCACTTTCTCAGATGTTTGCATTTTGTTCACTACTTCCTTGGCTACCCACCTTGATTTTGCAGATCTATTGTTCAAAACCCTATCACATATGTGGGTATCCACCAATGTGTTTATAACATAAGTGTACTTGTGGCCCACTTTAGAGCATATAACTAAAAAACCACATTTAGCCTTATATTTTACCCTTACCATATAACTCTCATTTTTCACAAAGATAATTTCTTTACCATTAACATGGACCACTCATGAATTTCATCTCTAAAATCAGCTAgagaattaaattccatacctcaCTTAAACTGGTAATCCTTATTAAGTTGTTTTTGCCTAACTTTGGCCCTTTACCTTTATTATCATCAGAATCATCTGGGTCTGAGCTACCCAAATCATCACTAACATATTCACCATCTACAAATTTGTTTTGGGAACTACAAATTAGACCAATAAGAGAAACCATGTTAGATCCATTTGGGGGCGGATTAAATTCAAATCCATTTGTAAGAGCAATAGTTCTCTTAGCCTCACTATCATCAAAGCCTtcaacatcttcatcttcacttcCTTATATATATCTGACATCTCATTGATGAACTAAGGTTCCCTTACTCTTAGTTTTATATCCTTCACTTCATGTTTCATATAAATGTGACCATCAAGTTTGCTTACAGAAGTATATGCAGCAAAATcatatacatcatcatcatcattacctAACTGAAAAaattaggatctatttcaacAGTTCTAGTCAAAGCCATATGACTTCTTATTTCATTATCCCAACCCTTCACCAAGTTATGAATTTCAAACACAGTCAATTTCTCAATATTTTACCTAAATACTATGGTTTGAACCCCACCTCTGTAGAATAGGGTCTTCTTGTTGTCGCTTACAAATTCACCTTCATGGTGACAAACTACATTAAACTCCATCTAATAAGGAAAAACAGAACAACACTGAGATCGAAAACCATgacttcaaaaaacctaacatCAGACATTGCAATCACTACAAAGAGTTTTGCATTCAATAAACATTACATTCACTAGAGAGTCTTGCGTTCAATAAACATTACAATCACTACAGAGAGTCTTGCATTCAACAAACATTATAGTCACTACAGAGAGTCTTGCATTCAATAAACATTATAGTCACTACAAAGAGTCTtccttgtttgtttttgtttgtcttCCTCCATCTTCCTTATTTGTCTTCGTCCGTCTTCCTCTATCTTCGTTCTTCGTTCTGCATTCGAATTTCTTCGTCTTACTTCCACGTATCCCTTCATCTTCCACAGTCACTGTGATTGTGGAGAAAGATTGAATTGGAGAAACCCTAAATTTTAAAGGGGTAAAACACAATTTTAGCTAATTACTAGTTGACATgtcaacataaataaaataaaaaataaataaaaattcatttGAACGGTCAACTCAACAAATATAAAGATTTCATAGTCTACTGGTCAACAAAGAGGCCAAATAAACGAAATCATTACATCATAAAAGAGTAATTGTGTTTTTACGAGACTTAAACCGAATATTGCTCACTTTACCAAAGATtttacatatttaaccctaaaaaatttcCTCAATTATATATGGTCAGAAGTCTCTCCGTATGTAATGGCCCAAGAAGCCTTTTTAAGATATGGTGTCTAAAcaataatttcaatttaaattaaagaaGTTATTctcataaaatttaaaaaatcaaatttattttcaaaaaaaaaaaccgtgaataaaaaaaaaaacacgagTGTAGGTAAAAACAGGTTCCTTATCTAGAATGACAATTGTGGTTGTATCATCGTGCAGTTCCAGTTCGTTCTCTCCTTCGTAACCTTTaaccttttcaaattcatcttTCAATCGAATTTAACAATGAACATGttagcatcatcatcatcatcaaacatgCTTCTTCTTCCCACCACTTCAATTCCATCCATTCGATCCATCAAAACCAACTACCTCAACATCAAAACAAACCGTTTCACTGCTTCTGCTGTTGCTGTTGCTGAAGATTCCATTTCTTCTCAGTCCTCTCCTTCTCTCCAGTCTCCGCCTCAATCTCAGGTTTTCACTCTCTCTCTGTACTTAATTATAAGTTTGTTCAAAAGGGTTCTGAATTTTGAACTTCATTACTGTGTTCTTTGATTTTTGTGTTCTACGTAATACCGACACCTTTGAAAAAAGATGTGTTAGGAACATTTGTGATTACGTTTAATGTATAATGTATTGTCGACGTGTCAGTGTCGGTGTCGTTTCCGGTTTTCGTGCTTTATAGACTGTGTTTTGTATTTTGATGAATTATACacattttattgtaatttttcaATGAGAATGTTCAAAAGGGGTGCTGAAATTTCAGGATATTGTTATCTCTGATACTTCAAAAAAAGAAGGTTTGGTTTCATTTTTGGATGAGTCAAAATTGATTCtggtgtagaattgattttgagatTTTTGTATGAGTGCTCTATAGAAAAATTGATTTTGTGATGGTTGAGTGTTAGAAATAATGGGCCATGAGATGACGAACTTGTGCCGTTCTATTCCACCATGTAGCGCCGATCCAAACATACCTTGAGAGGAAGGAGCGAAATTCCTCGTAGTTAACTCAACTACAAAGCCAGAATGGATAAACTTATCCAAAAGTGCTTATGGAAAATGAAATATGAAACTAATCTCTTGTTGCAATAACAATGTGATTGGATAAAATTCCATGTGTTTTACTGAAGTTTCAGGATATTATGTCTGACATTGAAATATTGAAAAATAAGTcggttaagaaatgtggttgggcctaactcatccctataaAATCGGCTTATAGGGCGAAGATTGCTCCCACTTATAAGCACTTGTTCAACCATAAATTGTCTGATATAGGACTCTTAACAAAGTCCTCGATGTCtcatttaagattttttttgttttatttttttaattgttatgaTGGTTGTTATGGTGTAGAAACTAGGAGTAGTTGTGAAACCAACAGACAAGCCAAGACTCGTGTTGAAGTTCATTTGGATGGAGAAGAACATCGGTATCGCACTTGACCAAATGGTACCTGGCTACGGAACCGTTCCTCTAAGCCCTTACTACTTTTGGCCAAGGAAAGACGCGTGGGAAGAGCTCAAGGAGTTGCTAGAGAGTAAGCCATGGATATCACAAAAGCAGATGATTATTCTTCTCAATCAAGCCACTGATATTATCAATTTGTGGCAACAAAGTGGTGGTAACTTGTCCTCCTAAGGCTCAAATCTAGGATATTTCAaacaatgttttttgtttttgtatcaATAGGATGTTTTCACCTTTTTCATGTTGTGGCTGATCTGTTGTATTCTATTTGCTGTTACTATGTACACCAGACAAGTACCAAATTCTTTTAGATGAACAATGAAATTTCTGCATGATGAGAATTTGATTTTCTGATTGTAATTTGTGTCCATGCTTAGTATTACTATAGTTTAGAAAATTAACCAAGAGGAATGGCATTCACAGACATGTCTGCTGCATGAGCCTTTCCATCAGGCATGGATGTATGCTCAAACATCATACAATCTTCACACGTTTCTCGAGTTATTCAAATTCTGTATCTACCCATTTCTAGATGGTCTCTAACAGCTTACTTCTTGATTTTGTGGAGAAAAGAATGGCCTCGTTTCTTCAGATTTCTCGTTGCTGTCGGAATGTTACTCGAGATAGCCCTGCAAGTTACAGGTATTGTGAGCTGTTGGATGCCATTGTCATTCTATTGGGATAAACTAGGAAGGCATTTCTGGACTACtgaatctttttctttttctccttacTAACATAGAGTGCATTTGTGTTAAGATGTTTTTTACAAATTAatctttcaagttttttttgttaaacaaatcaattattttaatctATAAGAGTGTTAGTCATTACTTTTTTTCATTAAAGCAATTAAAGCAATGTCTTTAACCTCTAATGTAAAATTATAACTATGTAGTTGAAGCAATGTTTTTATCTGAGTCAAGATCCTCCCCATTTTTCGCTTCTCCATTTTGTCAATTATCAAAATTTTGTAAATACAAATACAATAATGTATCATTTGATGGATTcacttatttttaatacattataaatatcttcaaaactatagtaatgaagagggaaaatggagaagaaaaatggagaggatcttgATCAGTCTTTAACCTTTCTAATGCATATACACTAAAACTATATCACCATCTACATCAAGAAGAATAGGGTTGTTATCTGGTCCGGTCCGGATATTTGCTATCTTGAGAATCAGACCAAAATAATAATCGGGTAAATTCGGACAGGACTGAAACAGTGATTGACAATTCTTTTGGACCGAAACCGGACCGTTACTTCGGATATCCAACAAAAGTATCCAATAAATATCCAATATAGTATCCATTTTTGGTATCGGATAAAAAAATTATCCATTCCCGGACCGAGTAATATTTCGGCCGGTCCATTGGTCCGGTTTCAATGGACCGGTTCTCTGATGGTTTTCCAGTTTCATAGGTCTAATAACAGTCCTAAAAAAGAACATGTCTTGATGTCTTGAAATTCTCTcgatttcttttttaaaaaatgataatgtttattattatattttaaaaataaatatataattaatgtcgttaatttttaaaatgtgtGTAATTGTCTTACTCTGAGTCGTGATACAGGATTGAAGATTTTCCCAAAAATATTGAACCGTGCAATAGTCTTAGCGTTAAGTTATGACTTATGGGGGATTTTAGAGGACAATCAATTTGCTTCGGAGAAGAGTTATTTTGAGGATTGAGCTTCAAACCTACAACAAGACAATTACGAAGATTTTCAACACGAAAACTTTAATCATCAGAGAAAGAAGCGACATTTTAAAGTAGATCAAATCTAAATTATATGAAAATTTGAATGAGCGAATCAAGCATATTCATAACGAAGCTAACTTGACGgcataaaaactaaaataagctaatttattattattttattttaatttttttttgttctagtcattttaatttaaaatattaacttacttcattcaaaataaatattaacttaCTGAACCGGACCACATATCGGGTTACCGGTTCAACCAGTCCGGTTCAAATAACAGcaacaattcaaaataaatataaacattcaatcaattataataattttcGCGGCCACTTtagtttgaatttattttttaaaattctcaTTTTCTATATTGTAACTTACTTCATTATTCTTTCATTCAATTCAAATCACTCTTTTTCCctttttctgtttcttctttcctttctctctcaAAATCTCTCAAAACCCTCAAAAACCAGCAACACTTAACAACCAACATGAAGACAAAAACCCCATTGAAGCAGCTCAAGCTCTCTGTTCCAGCTCAAGAAACACCCATCACCTCATTCCTGTAATTTCATCGTTTTTCATCTTCCTTTAACTGACCCATTTCttatttttcctttattattCTAATTCATCTATAAAGTTCGCTTTTTTATTCCAATTTAATGCTTGTTcccaaaaaaaatgaatttttttcaaaCTTCATGTTTATGAATTTGATTTGTGAATGTTGAAATTTTTATCAGGACTGCTAGTGGTACATTCCATGATGGAGATCTGCTTTTGAATCAGAAAGGAATGCGTCTCATTTCTGAAGAAAAGGAATCAAgggtaattttttttactttacttctttattattttttaccCTAATTTATGTTATAGATATACTATTTCAGATtgcaatttcaatttattttttttggtagAGTAAAGAATTTGGATGCATTGATTTATTAGATAAGAGTGTTCAGTGTTGATTATGTTTCATTCTACATGCTTACTCTTTGTTTAGTTTATCACCGACatttagggtttggtttgtttattgtTTTTGGATGCTTGCATCTGATTTGAAAAGTtgctgttaagaagtgtggttaggcctaactcaaccctacaaaaccggcttgtagggtgaggattgcccccacttataaggacatgtccaggccatatattgttcaatgtgggactcttaacacaccccctcacgctcaGGACTCACGGCGAGACGAGCCGTTTTTCATTAACGATAGGTGTCAAGTGGAAGTGCAGTAATGTATGCAGCTGAGGCATCCTAACAGACCGATAGACTTGAACCTTGTTCCTACATTACCTGGTCAATTCGATCAGGCACTCGCCATCTATTTTTATTGTTCAACTCTTTGACAACATGAAAAAACCAAAACCTCAGTctcatgagcctttggttcgagaaagggaccggctaaaacttgtagttgaaagtcaacggatacatgtagttgaagagagtcaacagatacatgtagttgaagtcaacggatacaagtgtatgtggaagaggaGTTTCCACATGGAGGGGGAGCAttgtagactcacacttgagggggagtgttgagaataatgcaagtgtgagtgtggataatagtcccacattggaaaagtgtgtggtgacttgagcatatataagtgggagaacccactcacctattaccttaaggttttaggtggagaagtggtgtctctcccacaaaggtgtattGCTCGAAGGAATGTCCCGTGATTATcaatgctcccgaactcgactcccccgatgttgcgccaacaaatggtatcagagcagttGCAATTTGTTTCTTTGAGCAGCCTTCTGATGCTAAGGATCTCAAATTTGACTTCACGTTGGACGACCTTGAGACTGTAAAAGTAATCGGAAAAGGAAGCGGCGGTGTAGTGCAGCTCGTTCGCCATAAGTGGGTTGGAAAATTGTTTGCTTTAAAGGTGTTGTCATTCGTAACTAATTTCTATTGCTTCTTATAGTTAGATTTGCCTGTATGATTAATCTTTTTGCACATTGTAATTTGTACTATGTATGTATGTCTGCAAAAAGTTGCTTTTAATATAAATGGTTGCAACTGTCTTAGGATAGTAGGTATCTATAAGAACATGTGAAACAAATTATTATTATGTgaaacaaattattattattatgatcagggccgtctttgagggtaTGCAAGCCAGCTATCGCACAAGGTTTAACATTTGTCACGGTTAAACCTTACCTTTGTTAAAACATGGTTAAATAGGGTCTCTAATTGTTTTGTCAAGATTGAACTCATGATTAAACTATACAAGACTTCCTAAAACTTAAGATAACTCTGGTTATGATTTTGCGCTAAGTAGCACCTTTTGAAACTAAAGCATattgtttcaaaaatgattttcaaACTTGTAAATTGAACTTGTGTATGGTAGAAGAAAATCTTGTTAAACTTTTTATTGCAGGTCATTCAGATGAATATACAAGAGGATATTCGGAAACAGATTGTTCAGGAACTGAAAATAAACCAAGCATCACAGTGTCCACATGTTGTAGTTTGTTACCATTCATTCTATCATAATGGTGTTATATCTCTTGTACTGGAATACATGGATCGCGGTTCTCTAGTAGATATAATCAGACAAGTTAATACAATTCTGGAACCATATCTTGCTGTGGTTTGTAAGCAGGTACCTAGATCATACTTCTATTTATTCTTGTTGAAATTGGCAGATTGATTCTCGCCGATCCAATATTCTGTATCTTTGTTGAATGTTAATAATTTGTGTCCGTATTGCAGGTGTTACAGGGCCTTGTTTACTTGCACAATGAAAGACATGTGATACATAGAGACATCAAACCATCCAATCTTTTAGTAAATCACAAAGGGGAAGTGAAGATTACTGATTTCGGTGTTAGTGCTATGCTCGCTAGCTCAATGGGCCAAAGAGATACATTTGTTGGAACTTATAATTACATGTCGGTATGTAACTTTTCTTCATTAAGCTTGTTCTATATCACTGGAAACTGTATAGCATCTCCCAATTGAGTGAGAAAATTTCAAATGCTCCCAAATTACAACTGAACCAGATAAACTTAAATATCTCTTTTATGTCCTTctctattaaaatttcaataatAGTGGATTTGTCGATTTCTTTGTGTAGCCAGAAAGAATCAGCGGAAGTACTTACGGTTACAGCTGTGACATCTGGAGTTTAGGGATGGTAGTACTCGAGTGTGCCATAGGACGGTTTCCTTATATACAATCTGAAGATCAGCAAGCCTGGCCTAGTTTCTATGAACTTTTGCAAGCAATTGTCGAAAGTCCACCGCCTTCTGCTCCTCCTGATCAGTTCTCCCCGGAATTTTGTTCATTTGTGTCATCCTGGTAACTCTTATTCCTTTTTACTACTTTATTACTATATGCTTGGAACCTCGTCTCAATACACATCAACACGGAAGCTGTCATATTAAACTTCAGTA from Vicia villosa cultivar HV-30 ecotype Madison, WI linkage group LG4, Vvil1.0, whole genome shotgun sequence encodes the following:
- the LOC131598678 gene encoding small ribosomal subunit protein cS23-like, which encodes MNMLASSSSSNMLLLPTTSIPSIRSIKTNYLNIKTNRFTASAVAVAEDSISSQSSPSLQSPPQSQKLGVVVKPTDKPRLVLKFIWMEKNIGIALDQMVPGYGTVPLSPYYFWPRKDAWEELKELLESKPWISQKQMIILLNQATDIINLWQQSGGNLSS
- the LOC131598679 gene encoding mitogen-activated protein kinase kinase 6 isoform X1, whose translation is MKTKTPLKQLKLSVPAQETPITSFLTASGTFHDGDLLLNQKGMRLISEEKESRPSDAKDLKFDFTLDDLETVKVIGKGSGGVVQLVRHKWVGKLFALKVIQMNIQEDIRKQIVQELKINQASQCPHVVVCYHSFYHNGVISLVLEYMDRGSLVDIIRQVNTILEPYLAVVCKQVLQGLVYLHNERHVIHRDIKPSNLLVNHKGEVKITDFGVSAMLASSMGQRDTFVGTYNYMSPERISGSTYGYSCDIWSLGMVVLECAIGRFPYIQSEDQQAWPSFYELLQAIVESPPPSAPPDQFSPEFCSFVSSCIKKDPRERSTSLELLDHPFIKKFEDKDLDLGILVGSLEPPVNFPR
- the LOC131598679 gene encoding mitogen-activated protein kinase kinase 6 isoform X2 — translated: MKTKTPLKQLKLSVPAQETPITSFLTASGTFHDGDLLLNQKGMRLISEEKESRVIQMNIQEDIRKQIVQELKINQASQCPHVVVCYHSFYHNGVISLVLEYMDRGSLVDIIRQVNTILEPYLAVVCKQVLQGLVYLHNERHVIHRDIKPSNLLVNHKGEVKITDFGVSAMLASSMGQRDTFVGTYNYMSPERISGSTYGYSCDIWSLGMVVLECAIGRFPYIQSEDQQAWPSFYELLQAIVESPPPSAPPDQFSPEFCSFVSSCIKKDPRERSTSLELLDHPFIKKFEDKDLDLGILVGSLEPPVNFPR